In Aneurinibacillus sp. REN35, a genomic segment contains:
- a CDS encoding helix-turn-helix domain-containing protein yields MDINDVNDLFALGLDPFEFMIYVFLMQIVQRSEEKWMPSIRKIAARCNMNKNTVERKIKSLEEKQLIRIHKYQNKNRYEILPIGQIAAGKSDSYPLAR; encoded by the coding sequence ATGGATATAAACGATGTTAATGATTTATTCGCATTAGGCTTAGACCCGTTTGAGTTCATGATTTATGTATTTCTTATGCAAATTGTGCAGCGCAGTGAGGAGAAATGGATGCCGTCCATTCGTAAAATTGCCGCTCGATGTAACATGAACAAAAACACCGTGGAAAGAAAAATTAAGAGCCTAGAAGAAAAACAGCTAATTCGTATCCATAAATATCAGAATAAGAATCGCTATGAAATTTTGCCGATTGGGCAGATAGCGGCGGGAAAGTCGGACAGCTATCCACTTGCGAGATAA